ATCCACTGCTTGCGCTGGTCGTCGTTGCCGAACTTGTCGATCATCCACGTGACCATGTTGTGGATGGAGATGTAGGCGGCGATGGACGGGCAACCCTTCGCGAGCTCCTCGAAGATGCGGACGGAGTCGAGGCGTCGCAGCCCCGATCCGCCCACGTCCTCGCGGACGTAGATCCCGCCCATGCCCAGTTCGGCGGCCTTGCGCAGCACGTCCACGGGGAAGTGCTTGCTCTGGTCCCATTCGACCGCGTTCGGGGCCAGATATTCGGTGGCGAAGTCCCGGGCGGTGTCGCGGATCGCCCGGTCGTCGTCGGTGAGAACGAACATCGATGGACCGCCTAGTTCATCGTCGGGATGACGAAGTGGTCGGTGTCGGCCACGTGCGCACCCTCGATGTCGCCTTCCTTGACACCGGACGGCCAGCGCTGCGTGACCGTCTTGGTCTTGGTGTAGAAGCGGAAGGCGTCGGGGCCGTGCTGGTTGAGGTCGCCGAAGCCGGAGGCCTTCCAGCCGCCGAAGGTGTAGTACGCGATCGGGACGGGGATCGGGACGTTGATGCCGACCATGCCGACCTCGACGCGGGCCGCGAAGTCGCGGGCGGTGTCGCCGTCGCGGGTGAAGATCGCGACGCCGTTGCCGTACTCGTGCTCGGTGGGCAGGCGCAGGGCGTCCTCGTAGTCGCGCGCACGCACCACGGTGAGCACGGGACCGAAGATCTCCTCCTTGTAGATGGACATCTCGGGGGTGACCTTGTCGAACAGGGTGGCGCCCGAGAAGAAGCCGTTCTCGTGGCCCTCGAGGACGAAGTCGCGGCCGTCGACGACCAGCTCGGCGCCTTCTTCGACGCCCTGGGCGATGTAGCCGTGCACGCGGTCGCGGGCGGCGGCGGTCACGAGCGGACCGAAGTCGGCCTTCTCGTCGAAGCTGGTGCCGATACGCAGTTCGGCGATGCGCTCGGTGAGCTTGGCGACGAGACGATCCGCGGTCTCCTCGCCCACGGGGACGGCGACGGACAGCGCCATGCAGCGCTCACCGGCCGAGCCGTAGGCGGCGCCGACGAGTGCGTCCGCGACCTGGTCGAGGTCGGCGTCGGGCATGACGATCGCGTGGTTCTTCGCACCACCGAAGCACTGTGCGCGCTTGCCGTTCTTCGCGGCCGTCTCGTAGATGTACTGCGCGATGGGAGTCGAGCCGACGAAGCCGATCGCCTTGATGCGCGGGTCGTCGAGCAGGTAGTCGACGGCGCTCTTGTCGCCGTTGACGACGTTGAACACACCGGCGGGCAGGCCGGCCTCGAGGAACAGCTCGGCCAGACGGAGCGGCACCGAGGGGTCGCGCTCGGAAGGCTTGAGCACGAACGCGTTTCCGGCGGCGAGCGCCGGGCCGGCCTTCCACAGCGGGATCATGGCCGGGAAGTTGAACGGGGTGATCCCGGCGACGACGCCGAGGGGCTGACGCATCGAGTACACGTCGATTCCGCCGCCTGCGGACTCGGTGTACTCACCCTTGAGGAGGTGCGGGGCGCCGATCGCGACCTCGATCACCTCGAGGCCGCGCTGGATGTCGCCCTTCGCGTCGGGGACGGTCTTGCCGTGCTCGCTCGACAGCAGGTGGGCGAGCTCGTCCATGTTCTCCTGCACGAGGTACACGAACTTCATGAGGACGCGCACGCGCTTCTGCGGATTCCAGGACGCCCACACCTTCTGCGCCTCGGCGGCGTTGGCGATGACGGCGTCGACCTCGGAGTCGGCCGCGAGCGGCACGCGGGCCTGGACCTCTCCGGTGTTGGGGGCGAAGACGTCGGCGAAGCGGCCGGAGGTGCCGGCGACGTGCTGCCCGCCGACGAAGTGGGTCAATTCTCGAACGCTCATGTCCGATCCCGTCCTTTACTGGTGTGCGATGACGTGGGGTGTGCGATTTCGGCACGAACGGGCCCAGGCCCGAAGTCTTCGCTCATCCTATAGTTGGAAGTCCACGTATGTCTACCGTCACACCGGACCGGATCCGCCGGCACCCTCACGCACGGTCGATGCGCGAGGGGCCGATATCAGCCCTCGGCGATCTGCTGCGCCTTCGCGTACGCCAGGTGCAGGAAGTCGGCTCCGGTCAGCGCCGCGAACGAACCCGCCACCAGACGCGTGAGATTCGGAGCGTAGACGCGGCCGAAGACCATCGCCGTCACCGTCCACAGGTCGAGGCAGAAGGGGCAGGCCAGCAGTTCCCCGACGGCGTGACGGACCCGCGACGACTTGCGGGGCTGCTCCATCACCTCGGCCGGACCACCGGGGCCGTCGAACTTCGTGAACGGTGCGCGGACGGGACTGGTCACCGCCGCCTTGCTCACGATCCGGGAGACCTTGTGGCTCGCGAGCGCGGTCACCACGAGATCGCCGGCATCGGGCTTCGGCATCGGCCGCCCGCGCTTTGCCGCGACGGCGCCGAGCGTGCCGACAGTGGTGAGGTACACGGACATGAGCACCGCATATCCACCGAGGGGTCGATCCTCCCCGTTCCGATAGGTGTCGGCCTCCTGCTGGACCGCATCGACCGCACGTTCGGCGTTCTCCCGCGCTGTCGACGATGCTTCCGGAGTCCGCATGAATCCTCCACTCGTGGCATGTGCTGTCGGTGGCGCGACCGGAGCCGTCACCTTCACGGGCGGCATACCCCAGGGACGGACGACACAACCACCGGCGACCGATCGAGGTCAACGCATGCGGCGGTAGAGATCCTCGAGGTCGATGATCCCCCGGATCACCACGGCTTCGTCGGTTCCGCCGGCCCGCAACGCGCGGCGCAGCAGCATCGGATCGAGGTCCTCGAGCGCGGGACGGAACCGTTCCGTGGGCAGCTCGGACAACTCGGTGTCGTCGCCGTAGAAGTCCCGCGCCGCGGCCACCTCTTCGTAGGCGTCCGCATCGTCGACGCCGCCGATCAGCGTCGCGAGGTCCACCCCGCGCAGGGTCAGGACCGCGAACGGTTGGTCGTCGACGTGTTCTGCGAGCAGGTAGGCGACGGCCGCGGCGTGCTTGCAGGGCCACCCGTCGTCGGGGCAGGTGCAGTCGAAGTCGAGTTCACCCGAGCGTCGCGGGAGGAGGGCCGATCCGAGTTCCTCGGGAAGGATGCCCGCCGCAAGTCGCGTCAGCATGCCCGGCGACGAGCGGACGAGCGAGACGAGGTCTCCCACCGCCTCCTCGTCGAGCGTGCGCACCCGCACCGCCGAGGTGAAAGGGGTGAGTTGACTGCCCTGCACGTCGCCGACGGCCGCTCCGGGTTCGAGCCGCATGGAGATCACCTGGCCGGCGCGTGCATACGCACGGCCCCGCGTCAGTCGCCCCTTCTCGGCGACCTCCTCCATCGCCGAGATCAGTTCCTTCGACCACCAGCTGCGGCCGATCGAGCCCCGCTTGGTGCGCGCCTCGATGCCGCCGTCGATCCGGCGGGCCGTGCCGTAGCGGCGTACGTTGCCCCGTGCCATCTAGTCCCCCACCGCGTCGTCGCCGAGGGTGAGCAGGGAGTGCAGCTGATCGGTGGACAGCTCGGTGATCCAGTTCTCCCCTGCCCCGACCACAATCTCGGCCAGTTCCTGCTTGCCGGTAAGCATCTCGTCGATACGTTCCTCCACCGTTCCCACACAGACGAGCTTGCGGACCTGGACGTCGCGACGCTGCCCGATCCGGAACGCACGGTCGGTGGCCTGGTTCTCCACCGCCGGATTCCACCACCGGTCGAGGTGCACGACGTGGTTGGCGGCGGTGAGGTTCAGTCCGGTGCCGCCCGCCTTGAGCGAGAGCACCATGATCGGCGGTCCGCCCTCGCTCTGGAAGCCGTCGACCATCGCGTCGCGCCGGCCCTTGGACACTCCCCCGTGCAGGAAGGGCACCGTCGTGGCGAACCGCTCCTCGAGATAGGGCACGACGAGCTCACCGAACTCGCGGAACTGCGTGAACAGCAACACCTTCTCGCCGTCGGCCAGCACCGACTCGACAATGTCCTCGACCAGGCCGAGTTTGCCCGAGCGGTGCCGTCCGCGACGCAGGACGGGCGAGCCGTCGCCCAGATAGTGCGCGGGGTGGTTGCACACCTGCTTGAGCCGGGTCAGCGCCGCGAGCACCGCGCCCTTGCGGGCCATGCCCTCCTTGTCCCGGATCCGGCGCATCATGTCGTCCACGACGGCCCGATACAGGGCGGCCTGCTCGGCCGTGAGGTTGGCGCGCACGGTCTGCTCGAACTTCTCGGGCAGATCGGAGATCACGTCGGGGTCGGTCTTGACGCGGCGCATCACGAACGGTGCGGACAACGCCCGCAACCGCGCCGCAGCGACGGCGTCGTGGTCGCGCTCGATCGGCACCGCGAAGCGGGCCCGGAAGGACGCCGCGGTGCCGAGCAGGGACGGATTCGCGAAGTCCAGGATCGCGCGCAGTTCCTCGAGCCGGTTCTCCACCGGTGTGCCGGTGAGCGCGATCCGGTGCGCCGCGGGCACGGCGCGCGTGGCGCGGGACTGCGCGGTCGCGGTGTTCTTCACGTGCTGGGCCTCGTCGAGGACCACGCGTTGCCAGGTCAGCGTCGCGAGCTGCGCGACGTCGCGGGCGGCGATGGCGTACGTCGTCACCACGAGATCGTGGTCGGCGGCAGCGGCGGCGAGCGCCGGTCCGCTCAGCCGCTGGGCGCCGTGGTGGACGTGCACCCGCAGGTCGGGCACGAACCGTTCGGCCTCACGCTGCCAGTTGCCCACCACCGACATCGGGCAGACCAGCAGGGTCGGGGCGTTCCGCAGGCCCGACTCTCGTTCATGGGCGAGCAGCGCGAGCACCTGGATGGTCTTGCCCAGGCCCATGTCGTCGGCGAGCACGGCGCCGAGACCGAGCCGGCTCATGAACGCGAGCCAGTCGAGGCCGCGCTGCTGGTAGGGACGCAGTTCGGCGTTCAATCCCGCCGGCACGGGGACAGGCTCGGGGTGCGCCTGCCCGTCGAGCAGCATCTCGACCCAGCCGGAGGCGGAGATCTCGGTGACCTCCGCGGGCGGAGCATCGTCGCCGGTGAACTGGGCGAACAACGACCCGAGGGTCGCATCCTCGGCGGAATGCGCGGTGACGTACCGGGCCGCGCGGGCCAGCGCCTCGGCATCGGCCCGCACCCATTTGCCGCGCAGTTTGACCAGGTCGCTGTTGGCCGCGACGAGCTCTTCCATCTCCGACGGGGTGAGCAGCATGTCGCCGACGGCGAGCTGCCATTCGTACGAGACGATCGCGTTCATCCCGACGACGCTGTCGTCGGCGCTCACGGGGGCGACGGGTGACTCGACCTGCAGACGCAGGGACGGATCGACCCGGGTCCAAGCGCGCGGTAGCAGCACCGCGATGCCTGCGGCGTCGAGCTCCCGGGCGCCGTGCTCGACGAGATCGACGACGACCGGGGTGGGCAGCAGAAGGTCGAGACTGTCGGGATCGCGGGGCACGTCCTGCAGGCGGGGATAGGCCTGGAGCGCGGTCCCGAGCTTGCGCACGCCGATCTGGAGCAGGTGCGGGTCGGTGTCCTCGACGGGCAGCGGCGTCGGGGACTGTCCCTCCGGACGCAGGCACACCTCGAGCCGCCAGATGGAGTCGGCTCCGACCCCGTCGTCGACGTCGTCCGGTTCGACGAGGCGCAGCACGAGGTCGGGTTCGTATCCGGCGAGGCTGGCGCGCCATTCCTCGAGCGCATCGGCCATGCGCTGGGTGCCACGGGGATGGGGACTGCCCTCGGCCAGCGCAGCGACGAGGGGGTGCAGCGAGGTCGACGAGCCGTGGAGGGTGCGCACGATGGGGTCGGTCAGTTCGCGGCACAGATCGTCGAGGAGATCGACGGGCCGTCCGAGCTGTCGTTGCGCGGGAGACATCGCGGCCGCGAGTTCGGCGGACCAGGCCCGCGTCTTCTCGCCGCCGAGCAGGCGCCACCGCGCCCACCACTGCTTCTCGACACGCACGAGCTCCGGTGCGACGCGGCCGGCCTGCGCCCACCTCTCGATGCCACGGGCGACGTGCGCGAGATATCGCAGATCGCCGCCGACACCCCCGGGACGCCGCGGCATGTCCAGCAGAAGCTCGGCTGCGTCCGCCGGTGCGACCGCGACGGCGGGCAGCGTGCTCGGCTCGGTCTCCGTAGGGAAGGTGAGGGTGACGCGATGGCGGAACGGGCGGTCGATCCACCGGCGCAGCGCAGACGGCAGCGCGTCGGGATCGGGCTCTGCGGCGGGGTCCCACCACAGCATCAGGCCGGATCCCGGTGACCACAGCCCGTGCAACATGCCCACTATCGTGCCAGCCGCACCCGACCCCGATGGCAGGCTGGGTCCCATGGCACGCGCATACGGCTTCGTGGAGTACGGCGGTCCGGAGACACAGCAGCTGTTCGACACCCCCGTCCCACCGCCCGGTCCGGGGCAGCTCCTCGTGGCAGTCCGGGCCGCGGGCGTGAACCCCGCCGACTGGAAGGTGCGGTCCGGACGGCGCACAGGCAGCGTCACGGTGCACTTCCCGGCGGTCCTCGGCCGGGAGGTCGCCGGTGTGGTGGAGGCCGCCGGTCCGGACACCGGCTTCCGGCCGGGCGACGCCGTCTTCGGGGCCGCCGCGGAGGGCTACGGCGGCTACGCCGAGTACACCCTCGTCGACGCGCGGGCTGCTGCGCTCGTGCCCGAGTCGGTGCCGTTCGAGGTGGCGGCGACCCTTCCGGTCGCGGCCGGAACGGCCTTCGACATCGTCGAGTCTCTCGAGATCGTCGATGCGGACACCGTCCTCGTCCTGGGTGCCGGTGGTGGTGTCGGGTCGGCGACGACGCAGCTCGCGCACAACGCCGGGGCCGCCGTCCTCGGTGTGGCGAGTGCGGGGAAACGGGATCTCGTCGAATCGTGCGGCGGTCTGTGGATCGAGTCCGGTGACGGGTTCGACGCGCGGGTCGCGGCCACCGCGGAACGGTGCGGGGCGGTGACCGCGGTCGTCGACCTCGTCGGTGGCGACGTGCTCGAGCGGGCGGTCGCGCTGACGCGGGCACCGGAACGGGTCGTGAGTGTCGCCGATCCGGCACGCGCGGAGGAGCTGGGCGGTTCGGGAATCACGCGGCGACGGACCCGGGAGGTGTTCGAGCAGGTCGTGGCGCTCGTCGAGCGTGGTGTTCTGACGCCGCGCGTCGAGCGGACCTTTCCGCTCACCGAGGCCGGGGCTGCGCTGGAACTCGTCGAGTCCGGGCACGTCGGCGGGAAGATCGTCGTCACCGTGCCCTGAAGATCCTGTCGGCAGGGCATGTCAGGATCGCCGCGTGCGTGGGGGGAACGCGACGTGGTGGGTGGCGGCAGTGGTGGTCGCGGTGGCGGTGTCCTGGTTGTGGGACCGCACCGCGCCGGGGTCCGGGACGGTGCCGGGCAGCCCCACCCGAGCCGAGGTGCATCTCCTGCTCGAGCAGGTGACGGTGGTCGATCAGCGCCGGAAGGTTCCCGGCTATCAGCGGGGCTGCGGCGCGGGCGAGCGATGCGTGTTCGGTCCGGCCTGGTCCGACGACCATCCCGGGGCCGGTGGGCACGACGGTTGCGATACCCGCAACAACGTCCTCGCGCGCGACCTCACCTCCCCCACCTTCCGGGCCGGCACCGACGACTGTGTCGTGACGAGTGGGGTCCTGAACGATCCGTACACCGGTGCGCGCGTGGAGTTCCGGCGTGCCGAGGCGAACGCCGTGCACATCGATCACATCTATCCGCTCGCCGCGGCCTGGGATCTCGGTGCCGCCGCATGGCCCGCCGAACGTCGACTCCGGTTCGCGAACGACATCACCTACAACCTCGTCGCTGTCGACGGGCAGGCCAACCTCGACAAGCGCGACGGCACGCCGGCCCAGTGGCTGCCACCGGCTCCCGGTTACCGCTGCTGGTTCGCCGGCCGGTACCTGACCGTGGCGGTGCGCTACGCGTTGCCGATCACGGTCGACGACCACCGTGCCTTGGTGGGCGCGGCGGAGTCGTGCCCGTGACATCATCGCGACCAGCAGTCTCCCCGCCTGGCAGATGCCGTTGACGGCGGAGATGACGAGGGCGGCGAGGTCGGGATCGGAATCGACCAGTCGCACCGCACGTTCGGGTCCGCAGTACATCGCCGGGGTGAACGCGTTGCGCGCTGCGGGCCGGTCGATGATGCACCAGACGATCGCGCCTTCCCGTTCGAATCTCAGTCCTCCTGCACCCAGATCGTCTCCCTTGCATCGGGCAGTATCTTGCTCTTTGTTGTGAGAACAACGTGCTCTCCTGAGAAAATCGCTGTTTCCGAACATGTAGGGTCTACGGTGAGCAAATGCTCGAGCGCATCTCCAAGGACACCCGGCTGTGCATCTCGATGTCCGGCCGTCCCAGCAACATCGGCACCCGGTTCCACAACCATCTCTACGAGGAACTCGGCCTCGACTTCGTCTACAAGGCGTTCGCGCCCGCGAACATCGAGGACGCCGTGGCGGGGATACGCGGCCTGGGCATCCGCGGCGCCGGGGTGTCGATGCCGTTCAAGGAAGCCGTGCTGCCCCTCGTCGACGTGCTGCACG
This window of the Rhodococcus pyridinivorans genome carries:
- a CDS encoding CoA-acylating methylmalonate-semialdehyde dehydrogenase, whose product is MSVRELTHFVGGQHVAGTSGRFADVFAPNTGEVQARVPLAADSEVDAVIANAAEAQKVWASWNPQKRVRVLMKFVYLVQENMDELAHLLSSEHGKTVPDAKGDIQRGLEVIEVAIGAPHLLKGEYTESAGGGIDVYSMRQPLGVVAGITPFNFPAMIPLWKAGPALAAGNAFVLKPSERDPSVPLRLAELFLEAGLPAGVFNVVNGDKSAVDYLLDDPRIKAIGFVGSTPIAQYIYETAAKNGKRAQCFGGAKNHAIVMPDADLDQVADALVGAAYGSAGERCMALSVAVPVGEETADRLVAKLTERIAELRIGTSFDEKADFGPLVTAAARDRVHGYIAQGVEEGAELVVDGRDFVLEGHENGFFSGATLFDKVTPEMSIYKEEIFGPVLTVVRARDYEDALRLPTEHEYGNGVAIFTRDGDTARDFAARVEVGMVGINVPIPVPIAYYTFGGWKASGFGDLNQHGPDAFRFYTKTKTVTQRWPSGVKEGDIEGAHVADTDHFVIPTMN
- a CDS encoding DUF1360 domain-containing protein — encoded protein: MRTPEASSTARENAERAVDAVQQEADTYRNGEDRPLGGYAVLMSVYLTTVGTLGAVAAKRGRPMPKPDAGDLVVTALASHKVSRIVSKAAVTSPVRAPFTKFDGPGGPAEVMEQPRKSSRVRHAVGELLACPFCLDLWTVTAMVFGRVYAPNLTRLVAGSFAALTGADFLHLAYAKAQQIAEG
- a CDS encoding SWIM zinc finger family protein — its product is MARGNVRRYGTARRIDGGIEARTKRGSIGRSWWSKELISAMEEVAEKGRLTRGRAYARAGQVISMRLEPGAAVGDVQGSQLTPFTSAVRVRTLDEEAVGDLVSLVRSSPGMLTRLAAGILPEELGSALLPRRSGELDFDCTCPDDGWPCKHAAAVAYLLAEHVDDQPFAVLTLRGVDLATLIGGVDDADAYEEVAAARDFYGDDTELSELPTERFRPALEDLDPMLLRRALRAGGTDEAVVIRGIIDLEDLYRRMR
- a CDS encoding DEAD/DEAH box helicase, whose protein sequence is MLHGLWSPGSGLMLWWDPAAEPDPDALPSALRRWIDRPFRHRVTLTFPTETEPSTLPAVAVAPADAAELLLDMPRRPGGVGGDLRYLAHVARGIERWAQAGRVAPELVRVEKQWWARWRLLGGEKTRAWSAELAAAMSPAQRQLGRPVDLLDDLCRELTDPIVRTLHGSSTSLHPLVAALAEGSPHPRGTQRMADALEEWRASLAGYEPDLVLRLVEPDDVDDGVGADSIWRLEVCLRPEGQSPTPLPVEDTDPHLLQIGVRKLGTALQAYPRLQDVPRDPDSLDLLLPTPVVVDLVEHGARELDAAGIAVLLPRAWTRVDPSLRLQVESPVAPVSADDSVVGMNAIVSYEWQLAVGDMLLTPSEMEELVAANSDLVKLRGKWVRADAEALARAARYVTAHSAEDATLGSLFAQFTGDDAPPAEVTEISASGWVEMLLDGQAHPEPVPVPAGLNAELRPYQQRGLDWLAFMSRLGLGAVLADDMGLGKTIQVLALLAHERESGLRNAPTLLVCPMSVVGNWQREAERFVPDLRVHVHHGAQRLSGPALAAAAADHDLVVTTYAIAARDVAQLATLTWQRVVLDEAQHVKNTATAQSRATRAVPAAHRIALTGTPVENRLEELRAILDFANPSLLGTAASFRARFAVPIERDHDAVAAARLRALSAPFVMRRVKTDPDVISDLPEKFEQTVRANLTAEQAALYRAVVDDMMRRIRDKEGMARKGAVLAALTRLKQVCNHPAHYLGDGSPVLRRGRHRSGKLGLVEDIVESVLADGEKVLLFTQFREFGELVVPYLEERFATTVPFLHGGVSKGRRDAMVDGFQSEGGPPIMVLSLKAGGTGLNLTAANHVVHLDRWWNPAVENQATDRAFRIGQRRDVQVRKLVCVGTVEERIDEMLTGKQELAEIVVGAGENWITELSTDQLHSLLTLGDDAVGD
- a CDS encoding NADP-dependent oxidoreductase, coding for MARAYGFVEYGGPETQQLFDTPVPPPGPGQLLVAVRAAGVNPADWKVRSGRRTGSVTVHFPAVLGREVAGVVEAAGPDTGFRPGDAVFGAAAEGYGGYAEYTLVDARAAALVPESVPFEVAATLPVAAGTAFDIVESLEIVDADTVLVLGAGGGVGSATTQLAHNAGAAVLGVASAGKRDLVESCGGLWIESGDGFDARVAATAERCGAVTAVVDLVGGDVLERAVALTRAPERVVSVADPARAEELGGSGITRRRTREVFEQVVALVERGVLTPRVERTFPLTEAGAALELVESGHVGGKIVVTVP
- a CDS encoding HNH endonuclease family protein, coding for MVVAVAVSWLWDRTAPGSGTVPGSPTRAEVHLLLEQVTVVDQRRKVPGYQRGCGAGERCVFGPAWSDDHPGAGGHDGCDTRNNVLARDLTSPTFRAGTDDCVVTSGVLNDPYTGARVEFRRAEANAVHIDHIYPLAAAWDLGAAAWPAERRLRFANDITYNLVAVDGQANLDKRDGTPAQWLPPAPGYRCWFAGRYLTVAVRYALPITVDDHRALVGAAESCP